In one Methanofastidiosum sp. genomic region, the following are encoded:
- the cas2 gene encoding CRISPR-associated endonuclease Cas2, protein MYIIIVYDVSDKRVNKVKSYLRQHLNWVQNSVFEGEITDSKLRELKNGLNEIIKKDKDNVIIYISKSDKFLVRETIGSPKSDLSNIL, encoded by the coding sequence GTGTACATTATAATTGTATACGATGTATCTGATAAAAGAGTAAATAAAGTAAAAAGCTACCTAAGACAACATCTAAACTGGGTTCAAAATTCAGTATTTGAAGGGGAGATTACAGATTCAAAACTTCGAGAACTAAAAAATGGACTAAATGAAATTATAAAGAAAGACAAAGATAATGTTATAATCTACATATCTAAAAGTGATAAATTTTTAGTAAGAGAAACGATTGGATCTCCTAAATCTGACTTATCAAATATTCTCTAG